A window of Cryptomeria japonica chromosome 3, Sugi_1.0, whole genome shotgun sequence contains these coding sequences:
- the LOC131057814 gene encoding G-type lectin S-receptor-like serine/threonine-protein kinase At2g19130: MENWAKLCFCMFFAVTVFTQLQRYGAAVEAGDTLLLGASLTGNQTIISKNGTFELGFFSPTGSNWYIGIWYAQIPEKTYVWVANRATPARNRSGVLKLSREGNLVLFDAHGASIWSVNTTNKASTAVLLDSGNFLMLSEDNESETVWQSFDNPVDTWLPGMVFGGQQKLVSWKNSLDPAPGLFSLHTDPSGAKQLVLTWDNSLQYWETGTWDGKTYTGVPEMSDKRRVNITFNSNSSGFFESYTLVPPFNALIRLTLTKFGQVRVYVFDGSKWSMFWSVPRDGCDVYGTCGAYGTCDSRNLQLCSCGEGFKPRDNSAWLSQDWASSGCVRKSLLRCDAINGSTDRFIDLGVTLPDDFASSYPASTKKDCENGCLRNCSCTTFSFNPPSGPCQIWSGDLLNIRNSTASKSNSNVFIRVGASHLSTKRKRTSRVGIVFGIVGALTFALGICSILIWRRHQLRSMDKPADFSDPCLTMFSYKELKIATRNFRSKLGRGGFGSVFKGSLQDGTLVAVKKMEGSRQDEKQFRAEISSLGSIQHVNLVRLRGFCAEGSQRLLVYDYMPNGSLNSFLFTSPSKSKRRVLEWKIRFEIALGTARGLLYLHEECRDCIIHGDVKPENILLDGNLSPKLADFGLAKLVGRDFSRVLTTTRGTRGYLAPEWIFGLPISSKVDVYSFGMTLLEIISGQRNVNLNVQASSNFYFPSWAATQVQQGSTMNIVEEGVAAEANMEEVRRACVVALLCIQEDEEVRPSMGQVVQMLEGKIEPQTPQISSSTFRPEHPSDESSYSQGNVTSKKNVNGSMHSKIQRHVI, translated from the coding sequence ATGGAAAACTGGGCAAAATTATGTTTTTGCATGTTTTTTGCAGTTACAGTGTTTACTCAATTGCAGAGATATGGTGCTGCAGTCGAGGCTGGAGATACTCTTCTGTTGGGCGCCTCGCTTACTGGAAATCAGACAATTATTTCAAAGAACGGCACATTTGAATTGGGATTCTTCAGCCCAACTGGAAGCAACTGGTATATTGGCATCTGGTATGCCCAAATACCAGAGAAGACGTATGTTTGGGTGGCCAATAGGGCGACTCCAGCGAGAAACCGATCAGGCGTTTTGAAGCTATCAAGAGAAGGTAATCTGGTACTGTTCGATGCACACGGGGCATCTATTTGGTCTGTCAACACAACAAACAAGGCCTCCACGGCTGTGCTATTGGATTCTGGTAATTTTCTAATGCTCAGTGAGGACAATGAATCTGAAACTGTTTGGCAGAGTTTCGACAATCCTGTAGATACCTGGTTGCCAGGGATGGTGTTCGGTGGACAGCAAAAGTTAGTCTCTTGGAAAAATTCATTGGATCCTGCTCCTGGGCTTTTTTCCTTACACACGGATCCATCTGGGGCCAAACAATTGGTGCTGACCTGGGACAATTCTTTACAGTATTGGGAGACCGGAACTTGGGACGGCAAAACTTACACTGGCGTTCCAGAAATGTCAGACAAACGTCGGGTCAATATCACCTTTAATAGTAATAGTTCAGGTTTTTTTGAAAGTTATACGTTGGTTCCTCCGTTTAATGCACTCATACGTCTCACCTTGACTAAGTTCGGACAAGTGCGAGTGTATGTATTCGATGGCAGTAAATGGAGCATGTTCTGGTCTGTGCCCAGAGATGGATGCGATGTATATGGTACCTGTGGTGCCTACGGAACTTGCGATTCCAGAAATCTTCAGCTCTGCAGCTGCGGAGAAGGCTTCAAACCCAGAGACAATAGTGCCTGGCTCTCGCAAGATTGGGCATCTAGTGGCTGTGTTCGGAAGAGTCTATTAAGATGCGATGCCATAAATGGTAGCACTGACAGATTCATTGACCTTGGTGTCACTTTGCCTGATGATTTCGCTTCTTCATACCCTGCGTCCACAAAGAAAGATTGCGAGAATGGCTGCCTCCGTAACTGTTCGTGCACCACGTTTAGTTTCAATCCACCTTCAGGACCCTGCCAAATCTGGTCCGGAGATTTGCTAAACATACGCAACTCTACAGCATCAAAAAGCAATTCAAATGTCTTTATTCGGGTAGGTGCCTCTCATCTTTCTACGAAACGCAAAAGAACAAGTAGAGTGGGCATAGTGTTTGGAATTGTAGGTGCACTCACCTTTGCTTTAGGTATCTGCTCAATTTTAATTTGGCGGAGGCATCAGCTGCGGTCGATGGACAAGCCTGCAGATTTCTCAGACCCTTGTCTCACAATGTTTAGTTACAAGGAGTTGAAAATTGCAACGAGGAATTTCAGGTCTAAGTTAGGGAGGGGAGGATTCGGCTCCGTGTTTAAAGGATCTCTACAAGATGGTACGCTTGTGGCCGTAAAGAAAATGGAGGGTTCGAGGCAAGATGAGAAGCAATTCAGAGCGGAAATCAGTTCTCTTGGAAGCATACAACATGTGAATTTAGTCAGGCTAAGAGGGTTTTGTGCAGAAGGGTCGCAACGGTTATTGGTTTATGATTACATGCCCAACGGCTCTCTGAATTCGTTTCTGTTCACAAGTCCGTCCAAAAGTAAACGGAGGGTACTCGAGTGGAAGATCCGATTTGAGATCGCGTTAGGCACTGCAAGAGGGTTACTTTATCTCCACGAAGAATGCAGAGATTGCATTATTCACGGCGATGTCAAACCCGAAAACATTCTGCTGGACGGTAATTTGTCCCCCAAGTTAGCGGATTTCGGGCTGGCAAAGCTTGTGGGTAGAGATTTTAGCCGCGTCCTGACCACCACACGAGGAACCAGAGGGTACTTGGCTCCGGAGTGGATCTTTGGTCTTCCCATCTCATCTAAGGTTGACGTCTACAGTTTTGGTATGACGCTTTTGGAAATCATTTCGGGACAAAGAAATGTAAACTTAAATGTCCAAGCTTCAAGTAACTTTTACTTTCCTTCATGGGCTGCAACTCAAGTTCAGCAGGGGAGCACGATGAATATTGTGGAGGAGGGTGTTGCAGCGGAGGCAAACATGGAAGAGGTGAGAAGAGCATGTGTTGTAGCGTTGCTATGCATTCAAGAGGACGAGGAAGTGAGGCCTAGCATGGGGCAAGTGGTGCAGATGCTGGAAGGGAAGATAGAGCCTCAAACTCCGCAGATTTCGAGCTCAACGTTTAGGCCAGAACACCCAAGTGACGAAAGCAGCTACAGCCAGGGTAATGTTACCAGTAAGAAAAATGTTAATGGATCAATGCATTCTAAAATACAGAGGCATGTTATTTAA